The nucleotide sequence CGAAAGCCTTCATTCTTCTTTGTTTACACGGTGGTTTTATGGCaaggagcattcatcctgatagaCCTGCAGGGTGTTCCTACATCTTACTGTTAGTTAtactcattcattcatcccacatttTGCAATGTCTTTCTCTGTCACTTTTTAGACTGCAAAAAGGCCCCTCCAGACTAGTGCCTGTaatccagtgttccccaaccttgggcctccagctgtttttggactacaattcccatcatccttgaccactggtcttgctagcgagggatgatgggagttgtagtccaaaaacagctggaggcccaaggttggggaacactgcaatCGATGCAATAATAATACATTAGTAGTGGATTTATGCTGGACAGTTCACCCAAAACTGGGATGTGAATATTCTGGGGCGCATTCCCACATGAGTCATATGACCCACAACTCACTCTTGCCCCCCCCAAGTGTTTTGGGGGGGCGAGAGCACAGCGCGATagcacagcacccaaaatggctgccacaatcTCACAATAAAAAACCAAGATATCCTGTTTTTCCCCAGGACACTTGGCAGGTATGCCATCCTGCAGTTCTGCCGTACTTCCCCAATGGTACTATATCATTGACTTACTGGAAGCAAAGCACCCCAAAGCTTTCGCAGGTGCAAATGATATTGAAAGTGCGTCTGTGTATGATGCCCCAATAATATCATGAGCAAAAAGGATGATGAATGATTATTGGGAAAAgggacatctggaggggcccttaGTTGTGCAAACCTAAAGCTTGGGTCCTTCCTGCAAAATGCAGACTGTGAGCCTTCATTTCTGGGCTTTGTTCAATATGACAGCATGGTGTGCCCCTTGTACATCAGCCTGGTAAGATGCAGTATGGGGGAAGTAATGTCACATTGCATCTCTCTGATGAGTGCTTTGATGTTTAGCTGGGCTTCCATCGAAAGGTCATTCCACCAGCGTTAGAACTTATTTGAGTGAACATACAAGGCCAAGCTAAGAGAAAAGCATACATAGATCTGGTACGTTTGTTCCAAAAATTGTTTTCACTAGTCATCTGAATGCCAGAATGGGGAGAATGTGTATCACATTTGTAGGCAACACGAAGCTCAGACGGATTGCAAGCACTTTGGTGGACGAGATTTGAATTCAAGACAATGTTGCTGGATACATTAAATGAATGTGCCTTTGTTTGGGTGCTGAAATGGAGGTTTCGCAGAAAAGGAAAAGACACAAGTAGTGTTTATTGTTTTGGGGCAATCCCTTACCAGCTAAAGTCCAATGTTTCAAATTATGCTGTGCTGCTGAGTGTATATTGATGCTCCTTTAACATCTTTTCTttgtggttccccacccccatgttgtcttttccttcctccttaGGACTCCCCGACTCCGCCCCCcacacctctcctcccccctacAACGCCCCTTTGCAGCCGCCTCCTCCACCCCCGCAAGATGCCCCCATCCCCGGCTACAGCGACCCCCCTGCCACGACTGTCCACTCAGGCACTGCCACGTTGCCCCGGCTCGGAGGGGCTGCTACCCTGCCACGCCCTCCCCCTACATCAGCCACCCTGCCGCGCCCGCCCCGCCACCATTCCGCCACCCTGCCGCGCCTCCCCCCGGATCCCTACATGCAGGAAACTCAGTTCAATGGAGCCCCTCAGGGCTACGTCGTGCAGACTCATCCAGCAGTTGGGACCCTACCAATCGGAGGCTATATGCACCCAGGATACCCTGTCCAGCTGCAGCCGTGCACGGCATACCTTCCGGTCTACCCAGTAGGGGCGGTGAGTTGTTTATGGTGGTGGGCAATCTGCCGTGCTTCTTATGGGTGTGATCAACTTGTGGGCAACTGCATATATGTGCGGTGGTAGgaaacaattactgtattttttgctctataagactcactttttccctcctaaaaagtaaggggaaatgtgtgtgcgtcttatggagcgaatgcaggctgcgcagctatcccagaagccagaacagcaagagggattgctgctttcactgcgcagtgatccctcttgctgttctggcttctgagattcagaatatttttttttcttgttttcctcctccaaaaactaggtgcatcttgtggtctggtacgtcttatagagcgaaaaatatggtaaatgattTAATTCATACCTGGAAATGGGGAGAGTTGGAGAGTTCTTGTGGCTTGTGAAGAGACCCTTCCTGGAGCCCAAAGGCGACATCAGTGAGGGCAGAGAAGAGGCTGGATGCGCAGCAGGGCTTTgcttaggctgctcagccttccCTACTAACAGCTGAAATGCGGGACAGCGCAGCAGCCACAGCCACCAATTTCCCTCGCAttctcctgcccacagctgtcaactttccccttttcttgcgaggaatcctattcggaataagggaatttccctttaaaaaaggggaaagttgtcaGCTATGCTCCTGCCTCCTGCTTCAATTCCAGTTGTGGCTAGTTTTGCTACAGTTATTTCTGatctggattggagagagagtggcagagagggcatttagagggtgctccccacttacgCAATTTTCACTTATATATGTGTGGGGTGCCAGAACAGGTGGGGAGTCACCTATATTATGTGTTTTTGCATGCTATTGTCattaatttatgcatttttaggcacactttaaCCTAGTACCTGCATCTGTGTGCGCGCTATCTGGCTggaggactgcactgcaaaaatCTGGAGCAAAGTTTGaaaggtggctgtgtttcagtctgtGCGTTGTTCTGGAAAGTGTGGTTTTTGACAGGTTTGCCGTTTAAATTATGGTtatggttttatttataccctgcccatctggctaggattccccagccactctgggtggcatttgtggttgcttagtcgtgtctgactcttcgtgaccccatggaccagagcacgccaggcactcctgtcttccacggcctcccgcagtttcgtcacaTCTAAAAACATAAGTGAATATCTAAGAAACTTAAGTGACTCAagattcttccccatccctagaacCCTGTCTCCCACCGACATCCCGAAGTGGTACAGTCCTGGTAGTGTTTATTCACATATATTGTGCCATTCATGTGCCTGGTGTGTTACAAACAGCAGTTAGGCCGGGCCTATGCTttccatagttaaagctatggttt is from Podarcis muralis chromosome 2, rPodMur119.hap1.1, whole genome shotgun sequence and encodes:
- the PRRT1 gene encoding proline-rich transmembrane protein 1 isoform X1, with amino-acid sequence MSSEKTGLPDSAPHTSPPPYNAPLQPPPPPPQDAPIPGYSDPPATTVHSGTATLPRLGGAATLPRPPPTSATLPRPPRHHSATLPRLPPDPYMQETQFNGAPQGYVVQTHPAVGTLPIGGYMHPGYPVQLQPCTAYLPVYPVGAAYPQANPPPPPSLSPTQMTPGIAILEPRRPPHDYLPIAVLTTICCFWPTGIIAIIKAVQVRTAVARGDIVSAEIASREARNFSFISLAVGIAAMVLCTILTVVIIIAAQHHDNDWDP
- the PRRT1 gene encoding proline-rich transmembrane protein 1 isoform X2; this encodes MSSEKTGLPDSAPHTSPPPYNAPLQPPPPPPQDAPIPGYSDPPATTVHSGTATLPRLGGAATLPRPPPTSATLPRPPRHHSATLPRLPPDPYMQETQFNGAPQGYVVQTHPAVGTLPIGGYMHPGYPVQLQPCTAYLPVYPVGAMTPGIAILEPRRPPHDYLPIAVLTTICCFWPTGIIAIIKAVQVRTAVARGDIVSAEIASREARNFSFISLAVGIAAMVLCTILTVVIIIAAQHHDNDWDP